One genomic region from Longimicrobium sp. encodes:
- the rimP gene encoding ribosome maturation factor RimP — MADETLAAEMAQRVEELGYEMVELEQAGSRARPILRLSIDRPDSKPGEPAVSLDDCSRVSRALEPWLDQREGLSDRYVIEVSSPGVERPLTKPHDWDRFAGAEVAVKTRVPIEGRGKKVQGTLVGLRDGERVALQVDGDEVEIPLGEIERGNLVFRWERGQKR; from the coding sequence GTGGCGGACGAAACCCTTGCCGCGGAGATGGCCCAGCGCGTCGAAGAGCTGGGCTACGAGATGGTGGAGCTGGAGCAGGCCGGAAGCCGCGCGCGGCCCATCCTGCGCCTTTCCATCGACCGACCCGACAGCAAGCCCGGCGAGCCCGCCGTCAGCCTGGACGACTGCAGCCGCGTAAGCCGCGCGCTGGAGCCCTGGCTGGACCAGCGCGAAGGGCTTTCCGACCGCTACGTGATCGAGGTGTCCTCGCCCGGCGTGGAGCGCCCGCTGACGAAGCCCCACGACTGGGACCGCTTCGCCGGGGCCGAGGTGGCGGTCAAGACGCGCGTGCCGATCGAGGGACGCGGCAAGAAGGTGCAGGGAACGCTGGTGGGCCTTCGCGACGGAGAGCGCGTGGCCCTGCAGGTGGACGGCGACGAGGTGGAAATCCCGCTGGGCGAGATCGAACGGGGGAACCTGGTCTTCCGGTGGGAGCGCGGCCAGAAGCGCTGA